One part of the Capra hircus breed San Clemente chromosome 4, ASM170441v1, whole genome shotgun sequence genome encodes these proteins:
- the LOC102187103 gene encoding olfactory receptor 2F1-like encodes MGRENQTWMSEFILLGLSSLWETQVSLFVLFLAMYLVTVLGNFLLILLIRLDSRLNTPMYFFLSVLSCVDVCYTNSTVPQMLVHFLSARKSIPFYSCVLQLLISLAMGSTEFFLLGAMACDRYVAVCRPLHYTIIMHRELCLGLAAGCLVAGFMNSLMQTIITFRLPFCRRVVNHFACEMLAMLRLTCVDNSFNKVMVAVSGFLVIMLPCFLVLFSYGQIVATILHIHSAQGRRKAFGTCASHLTVVAMCFGTAFFTYLRPTAGSSAEQEKRVALFYAVVTPMLNPLIYSLRNKEVMSAVRRVLRKFSEKS; translated from the coding sequence ATGGGCAGGGAAAACCAGACATGGATGAGTGAGTTCATTCTTCTGGGGCTGTCCAGCCTCTGGGAGACGCAGGTCTCCCTctttgtccttttcctggccatGTATCTGGTGACCGTGCTGGGGAACTTCCTGCTAATACTCCTTATCAGACTGGACAGCCGGCTAAACacacccatgtacttcttcctcagtGTCCTGTCGTGTGTGGACGTCTGTTATACCAACAGCACGGTCCCCCAGATGCTTGTTCACTTCCTGTCAGCCCGGAAGTCCATTCCATTCTACAGCTGTGTGCTCCAGCTGCTTATCTCCTTGGCAATGGGCAGCACAGAGTTCTTCCTGCTGGGGGCCATGGCCTGTGACCGCTACGTGGCAGTGTGCCGCCCCCTGCACTACACCATCATCATGCACAGAGAGCTGTGCCTGGGGCTGGCTGCAGGCTGCTTGGTGGCTGGTTTCATGAATTCGCTGATGCAGACGATCATCACCTTTCGGCTACCTTTTTGCCGTAGGGTTGTTAATCACTTTGCCTGTGAGATGTTGGCTATGCTGAGGCTGACCTGTGTGGACAACTCCTTCAACAAGGTCATGGTGGCCGTCTCAGGATTTCTGGTCATCATGCTTccctgttttcttgttttattctcCTACGGTCAGATAGTCGCTACCATTCTGCATATTCACTCTGCCCAGGGACGCCGCAAAGCGTTTGGGACGTGCGCCTCTCACCTCACTGTGGTTGCCATGTGCTTTggcacagccttcttcacatacTTGAGACCCACGGCTGGCTCCTCCGCAGAACAGGAGAAGAGGGTTGCTCTGTTCTATGCTGTGGTGACCCCAATGCTGAATCCCTTAATCTATAGCTTGAGAAACAAGGAAGTGATGAGCGCCGTTAGAAGAGTGTTGAGGAAATTTAGTGAAAAAAGCTAA
- the LOC102187372 gene encoding olfactory receptor-like protein OLF3, translated as MGQGNKTQTWMSEFILLGLSSNWGIQVSLFVLFLAMYLVTIVGNVLILLLIRLDSRLHTPMYFFLSVLSLVDLCYSSSIVPQMLVHLLSVQKSIPFYSCLVQLSISLALAASEFLLLGAMAYDRYVAVCYPLHYTVIMHGGLCLGLAVGCLVAGFTNSLMETVITFRLPLCHNVINHFGCETLAVLRLACVDISFNKVMVAVSGFLMIMLPFSLVLFSYGRIVAAILHIHSAQGRSKAFGTCTSHLIVVSMCFGTAIFTYLGPRSAYSVEGEKVVALFYAVVAPMLNPLIYSLRNKEIMAALSKLLEKFRDKG; from the coding sequence ATGGGTCAGGGGAATAAAACACAGACATGGATGAGTGAGTTCATTCTGCTGGGGCTCTCAAGCAACTGGGGGATTCAAGTCTCCCTCTTTGTCTTGTTCTTGGCCATGTACTTGGTGACTATTGTGGGAAATGTCCTCATCCTTCTTCTGATCAGACTGGACAGCAGGCTTCATAcccccatgtatttcttccttAGTGTTTTATCTCTTGTGGACCTTTGTTACTCAAGCAGTATTGTCCCTCAAATGCTGGTCCACCTGCTCTCAGTGCAGAAGTCCATCCCATTCTACAGCTGTCTGGTCCAGCTCTCTATATCCCTGGCACTGGCTGCATCTGAGTTCCTGTTGCTGGGGgccatggcctatgaccgctatgtggcaGTGTGCTACCCACTACACTACACGGTCATCATGCATGGAGGGCTGTGTCTGGGACTGGCTGTTGGCTGCTTGGTGGCCGGTTTCACGAATTCATTGATGGAGACAGTCATCACCTTTCGGCTTCCCCTGTGTCACAATGTCATTAATCACTTTGGTTGTGAGACCCTAGCAGTGCTGCGGCTAGCCTGTGTGGATATCTCTTTCAACAAGGTCATGGTGGCCGTCTCAGGATTTCTGATGatcatgcttcccttttccctGGTTCTGTTTTCCTATGGTCGTATAGTTGCTGCCATTCTGCACATTCATTCTGCTCAGGGACGTAGCAAAGCATTTGGGACGTGCACCTctcacctcattgtggtttccaTGTGCTTTGGAACAGCCATCTTCACCTACCTGGGGCCACGGTCCGCCTACTCAGTGGAAGGGGAGAAGGTGGTTGCTCTGTTCTATGCTGTAGTGGCCCCTATGTTGAACCCCTTGATTTACAGcttgagaaataaagaaattatggCTGCTCTCAGTAAACTTTTAGAGAAATTCAGAGACAAAGGGTAA
- the LOC102185247 gene encoding olfactory receptor-like protein OLF3, whose amino-acid sequence MGADNQSWVREFILLSLSSDWDTQVALFILFLVMYLLTVLGNVLIVLLIRLDSRLHTPMYFFLTNLSLVDVSYATSIVPQMLVHFLAGHKGIPYVSCAAQLFFSLGLGGIEFVLLAVMAYDRYVAVCDPLRYSVIMHGGLCARLAVTSWVSGSVNSLVQTSITFQLPMCTNKYIDHISCEILAVVRLACVDTSSNEVAIMVSSIVLLMTPFCLVLLSYIRIISTILKIQSTEGRKKAFRTCASHLTVVVLCYGMAIFTYIQPNSSPSVLQEKLISLFYAILTPMLNPMIYSLRNKEVKRAWQKLLGQLFGLLSKLAT is encoded by the coding sequence ATGGGAGCAGATAACCAGTCTTGGGTGAGAGAATTCATTCTCCTCAGCCTGTCCAGTGACTGGGACACCCAGGTTGCTCTCTTCATCCTGTTCTTGGTTATGTACCTGCTGACTGTGCTAGGTAATGTCCTCATTGTTCTTCTGATCAGACTGGACAGCCGACTCCACACTCCCATGTATTTCTTTCTCACCAACCTCTCCCTTGTTGATGTCTCCTATGCCACAAGCATCGTTCCTCAGATGCTGGTGCATTTTCTTGCGGGACATAAAGGGATCCCGTACGTGAGCTGTGCAGCCCAGTTATTCTTCTCCCTGGGCCTGGGTGGGATTGAGTTTGTTCTCCTGgccgtgatggcctatgaccgctatgtggctGTGTGCGACCCCCTGAGATACTCAGTCATCATGCACGGAGGGCTCTGTGCTAGGCTGGCCGTCACATCCTGGGTCAGTGGCTCTGTCAACTCTCTCGTGCAGACCTCCATCACCTTTCAGTTGCCCATGTGCACAAACAAGTATATTGATCACATATCCTGTGAAATCCTAGCTGTGGTCAGGCTGGCCTGTGTGGACACCTCCTCCAACGAGGTGGCCATCATGGTGTCTAGCATTGTGTTGCTGATGACACCTTTCTGCCTGGTCCTCCTGTCCTACATCAGGATCATCTCCACCATCCTAAAGATCCAGTCCACAGAGGGGAGAAAGAAAGCCTTCCGCACCTGTGCCTCTCACCTCACAGTGGTTGTCCTGTGCTATGGTATGGCCATTTTCACTTATATCCAGCCCAATTCCAGCCCTTCTGTGCTTCAGGAGAAGCTAATCTCTCTCTTCTATGCCATTTTGACACCCATGCTGAACCCCATGATTTACAGTCTAAGGAATAAGGAGGTGAAGAGAGCGTGGCAGAAACTACTAGGACAGTTATTTGGATTATTGTCGAAACTGGCAACTTAG